Proteins from one Mycobacterium adipatum genomic window:
- a CDS encoding acyl-CoA dehydrogenase family protein, with product MELHETEERRALRKAVSEIAKDFGHDYYVAKSLGGEKSSELWQAVGKQGFLGVNIAEQYGGGGGGIYDMQIVGEELAAAGCPLLMTVVSPTICGTIIEAFGSDELKARWLPGIASGEIIMAFAITEPDAGSNSHNISTHAKRVGGDWVLNGTKYYISGVDEAEAILVVTRTATDDRGRGRLSLLVVPTDAPGLTKTLIPVQAVTPEKQFTLFFDDVRVPAENLIGAENDGLRQVFMGLNPERIMGAALGNGIGRYALDKASAYARERKVWDVPIGAHQGLSHPLAHAKIQLELARLMTQRAASLHDAGDPGSAEASNMAKYAAAEAGILALDQAIQTHGGNGLATEYGLATLWGPVRLMRTAPISREMILNYVAQHSLNLPRSY from the coding sequence ATGGAACTGCACGAGACCGAGGAACGGCGAGCGCTGCGCAAGGCCGTGTCCGAGATCGCCAAGGACTTCGGGCACGACTACTACGTGGCCAAGTCGCTCGGCGGGGAGAAGAGTTCGGAACTCTGGCAGGCCGTGGGCAAGCAGGGGTTCCTCGGGGTCAACATCGCCGAGCAGTACGGCGGCGGTGGCGGCGGCATCTACGACATGCAGATCGTCGGTGAGGAACTGGCTGCGGCCGGCTGCCCGCTGCTGATGACGGTGGTCTCCCCCACCATCTGCGGCACGATCATCGAGGCTTTCGGCAGCGACGAGCTAAAGGCGCGCTGGCTGCCGGGCATCGCCAGCGGCGAGATCATCATGGCGTTCGCGATCACCGAGCCGGATGCGGGCTCGAACTCTCACAACATCTCCACCCACGCCAAGCGCGTCGGTGGGGATTGGGTGCTCAACGGCACCAAGTACTACATTTCCGGCGTCGACGAGGCGGAGGCCATCCTGGTCGTCACCCGCACCGCGACCGACGACCGCGGCCGCGGACGGCTGAGCCTGCTGGTGGTCCCGACCGACGCGCCCGGGTTGACCAAGACCCTCATCCCGGTGCAGGCGGTGACACCGGAGAAGCAGTTCACGCTGTTCTTCGACGACGTGCGGGTGCCGGCCGAGAACCTGATCGGCGCGGAAAACGACGGTCTGCGTCAGGTGTTCATGGGCCTCAACCCCGAACGCATCATGGGCGCCGCCCTGGGCAACGGCATCGGCCGCTACGCGCTGGACAAGGCGTCGGCCTACGCGCGCGAGCGCAAGGTCTGGGACGTGCCGATCGGAGCCCACCAGGGCCTGTCCCACCCGCTTGCGCACGCCAAGATCCAGCTGGAGCTGGCCCGGCTGATGACCCAGCGGGCGGCCTCACTGCACGACGCCGGCGACCCCGGTTCCGCGGAGGCGTCGAACATGGCCAAATACGCTGCGGCGGAGGCCGGCATCCTGGCCCTCGACCAGGCGATCCAGACCCACGGCGGCAACGGGTTGGCCACCGAGTACGGGCTGGCCACTCTCTGGGGCCCGGTGCGGCTGATGCGCACCGCGCCGATCAGCCGAGAGATGATCCTCAACTATGTGGCTCAGCACAGCCTGAACCTGCCCCGCTCATACTGA
- a CDS encoding acetyl/propionyl/methylcrotonyl-CoA carboxylase subunit alpha, translating to MPVIKKLLVANRGEIARRVFRTCRELGIATVAVYSDADADAWHVDDADEAVRLPGSSPAETYLDGDRVIAAALLTGADAVHPGYGFMSENAGFARACADAGLVFVGPPPDAIDAMGSKLTAKAMMADAGVPVLPGGDATGLDPDKLRKLGAEIGYPLLVKASAGGGGRGMRVVESADDLDGAVASASREAMSAFSDGTVFLERYVQRPRHVEIQLLADMHGTVVSLFERECSVQRRHQKVIEEAPSPVVDDDLRARMGAAAVAAAQAVGYVGAGTVEFVLDANGGDDDGTFAFLEMNTRLQVEHPVTELVTGLDLVRLQLLVAMGRPLPAEVSKPRITGHAVEARLYAEDPTKGYLPQTGTLRTMQIPDHVGVRVDSGVRDGSVVSHHYDAMLAKVIAWAPTRAEALGALSAALAGARIHGLTTNRDLLVRVLRHDEFAGRGTDTGFLDRHDVADLGAALIDRDGEGLHAIAATLAQVAGRRAAAPVQPTLPAGWRNNPSQLQSTGWLTADGRERRVGYALLRDGVEVEVDGKPVEDVRVLVQRPDRVVLETGGVRRGYDVVLDGDIAYVDSPAGSTAFTQVPRFLDPSTLKPAGSLTAPMPGSVIRLPVAAGDVVTAGQALVVVEAMKMEHTIASPIDGIVAELSVEVGQQVSTGDALAVVGAADSADED from the coding sequence ATGCCCGTGATCAAGAAGCTGCTGGTGGCCAACCGGGGAGAGATCGCCCGACGCGTGTTTCGCACCTGTCGCGAACTCGGCATCGCGACCGTCGCCGTGTACTCCGACGCCGACGCCGACGCCTGGCACGTGGACGATGCCGACGAGGCCGTCCGGCTACCGGGTTCCTCGCCGGCGGAGACCTACCTCGACGGTGACCGGGTGATCGCCGCCGCCCTCCTCACCGGCGCCGACGCCGTGCATCCCGGCTACGGCTTCATGTCGGAGAACGCCGGCTTCGCGCGGGCCTGCGCCGACGCCGGGCTCGTGTTCGTCGGCCCGCCGCCGGATGCCATCGACGCGATGGGTTCCAAGCTGACGGCCAAGGCGATGATGGCCGATGCGGGCGTGCCGGTTCTCCCGGGCGGCGACGCGACCGGCCTGGACCCCGACAAGCTGCGCAAGCTCGGCGCCGAGATCGGCTACCCGCTGCTGGTCAAGGCGAGCGCGGGTGGCGGCGGGCGCGGCATGCGGGTTGTCGAGTCGGCCGACGACCTCGACGGAGCCGTGGCCTCGGCCTCGCGCGAGGCGATGTCGGCGTTCTCGGACGGCACGGTGTTCCTCGAGCGGTACGTGCAGCGTCCCCGCCACGTTGAGATCCAGCTGTTGGCCGACATGCACGGCACGGTTGTCTCGCTGTTCGAGCGGGAGTGCTCGGTGCAGCGCCGCCACCAAAAGGTCATCGAGGAGGCGCCCTCGCCCGTCGTCGACGACGACCTGCGCGCCCGGATGGGCGCGGCGGCGGTCGCGGCGGCACAGGCCGTGGGTTACGTCGGGGCCGGAACGGTCGAGTTCGTCCTCGACGCGAACGGCGGCGATGACGACGGGACGTTCGCCTTCCTGGAGATGAACACCCGGCTGCAGGTCGAGCACCCGGTCACCGAACTCGTCACCGGGCTCGACCTCGTGCGCCTGCAGTTGCTGGTGGCGATGGGTCGGCCACTGCCTGCCGAGGTGAGCAAGCCGCGGATCACCGGCCACGCGGTCGAGGCCCGGCTCTACGCCGAGGACCCCACGAAGGGCTACCTGCCGCAGACCGGAACGCTGCGCACGATGCAGATCCCCGACCACGTCGGGGTCCGGGTGGACTCCGGCGTGCGCGACGGCTCGGTGGTCAGCCACCACTATGACGCCATGCTGGCCAAGGTGATCGCCTGGGCGCCCACCCGCGCCGAGGCGCTCGGCGCGCTGTCCGCCGCGCTCGCCGGCGCCCGGATCCACGGACTCACCACCAACCGGGATCTGCTGGTTCGCGTTCTGCGCCACGACGAGTTCGCCGGACGCGGCACCGACACCGGGTTCCTCGACCGCCACGACGTGGCCGACCTCGGCGCAGCCCTCATCGACCGCGACGGGGAGGGCTTGCACGCCATCGCGGCCACACTCGCCCAGGTCGCGGGACGCCGCGCGGCGGCCCCCGTCCAGCCGACGCTGCCTGCCGGGTGGCGCAACAACCCGTCCCAACTGCAGTCCACCGGATGGCTGACCGCCGACGGCCGCGAGCGTCGGGTGGGCTATGCGCTGCTCCGCGACGGCGTCGAGGTCGAAGTCGACGGCAAACCGGTCGAGGACGTCAGGGTGCTCGTGCAGCGGCCGGACCGGGTGGTCCTGGAGACCGGCGGGGTACGGCGCGGCTACGACGTCGTCCTCGACGGCGACATCGCCTACGTTGACAGCCCTGCCGGGTCCACTGCGTTCACCCAGGTACCGCGGTTCCTGGACCCCAGCACGCTCAAGCCGGCGGGCTCGCTGACGGCGCCTATGCCGGGTTCGGTGATCCGGCTGCCCGTCGCCGCGGGCGACGTCGTGACGGCCGGGCAGGCCTTGGTCGTGGTGGAGGCGATGAAGATGGAACACACCATCGCCAGCCCGATCGACGGGATCGTCGCCGAACTCTCGGTCGAGGTGGGTCAGCAGGTGTCCACCGGCGATGCCCTCGCGGTGGTCGGAGCGGCCGACAGTGCAGACGAGGATTGA
- a CDS encoding acyl-CoA carboxylase subunit beta — MIDVLPDRVDTRAPVYLENREGLIAQLHALAEQLALANGGGGEKYVARHRSRGKMLARERVELLIDPDTAFLELCPFAAWGTKFPVGGSVVVGIGIVEGVESMIIAHDPTVRGGASNPYTFRKVFRGMAVARENRLPIINVVESGGADLPTQAEIFVPGGQLFNDLTQHSAQGLPTLALVFGNSTAGGAYIPGMCDYVVMVRNRSKVFLGGPPLVKMATGEVSDDESLGGADMHARTSGLADYMAEDEQDAIRIGRRIMARLNWRKLGPGPTQPPTPPLRDPDQLLGIASVDPKVPFDPRDVIARIVDGSAFDEFKPLYGTSLVTGWASIHGYPVGILANARGILFSEEAEKAAQFIQLANQIDTPLVFLQNTTGYMVGAEYEQGGIIKDGAKMINAVSNSAVPHLTIVMGASYGAGNYGMCGRSYFPRFLFTWPNSRSAVMGPAQLAGVLSIVARESAADRGLPFDEEADAQMRAAVEGQIERESLALANSGRLYDDGIIDPRDTRTVLGFCLSVVHNSEIRGQRGYGVFRM; from the coding sequence TTGATTGACGTCCTGCCCGACCGGGTCGACACCCGCGCGCCGGTATACCTCGAGAATCGCGAGGGACTCATCGCGCAGCTCCATGCGCTCGCCGAACAGCTGGCGCTGGCCAACGGTGGCGGCGGCGAGAAGTACGTCGCCCGGCACCGTAGCCGCGGCAAGATGCTGGCTCGGGAGCGCGTCGAGCTGCTCATCGACCCCGACACGGCCTTCCTGGAACTCTGTCCGTTCGCGGCGTGGGGCACGAAGTTTCCGGTGGGCGGCAGCGTTGTGGTCGGCATCGGCATCGTCGAAGGCGTCGAGTCGATGATCATCGCGCACGACCCGACCGTGCGCGGCGGAGCCTCGAACCCCTACACCTTCCGAAAAGTGTTCCGGGGCATGGCAGTCGCCCGCGAGAACCGGCTGCCCATCATCAACGTCGTCGAGTCGGGCGGGGCGGACCTGCCCACGCAGGCCGAGATCTTCGTGCCCGGGGGCCAGCTATTCAACGACCTCACCCAGCACAGCGCGCAGGGCCTGCCGACACTGGCGCTGGTATTCGGTAACTCGACGGCAGGCGGCGCGTACATCCCCGGCATGTGTGATTACGTGGTGATGGTCCGCAACCGGTCCAAGGTCTTCCTCGGTGGTCCGCCGCTGGTGAAGATGGCGACCGGCGAAGTGTCCGACGACGAGTCGCTCGGCGGCGCCGACATGCACGCCCGCACCTCCGGGCTGGCCGACTACATGGCCGAGGACGAGCAGGACGCCATCCGGATCGGGCGGCGCATCATGGCCAGACTGAACTGGCGCAAGCTCGGGCCCGGCCCGACACAGCCACCGACCCCCCCGCTGCGAGACCCCGACCAACTCCTCGGGATCGCTTCGGTGGACCCGAAGGTTCCCTTCGACCCACGTGATGTCATCGCCCGAATCGTGGACGGGTCCGCCTTCGACGAGTTCAAGCCGCTATACGGCACCTCGCTGGTCACCGGTTGGGCCTCGATCCACGGATACCCGGTAGGGATCCTTGCCAACGCGCGCGGAATCCTGTTCAGCGAGGAGGCGGAGAAGGCCGCCCAGTTTATTCAGCTGGCGAACCAGATCGACACGCCACTGGTGTTTCTGCAGAACACCACCGGCTACATGGTCGGCGCGGAGTACGAGCAGGGTGGCATCATCAAGGACGGCGCGAAGATGATCAACGCCGTCTCCAACAGCGCTGTCCCACACCTGACGATCGTGATGGGCGCGTCCTACGGTGCGGGCAATTACGGGATGTGCGGGCGGTCCTACTTTCCCCGCTTCCTGTTCACCTGGCCCAACTCGCGTTCGGCCGTCATGGGCCCGGCCCAGCTCGCGGGCGTGCTGTCGATCGTGGCCCGCGAGTCGGCCGCCGACCGGGGGCTCCCGTTCGACGAGGAGGCCGACGCCCAGATGCGCGCTGCCGTCGAGGGCCAGATCGAGCGTGAGTCGTTGGCGCTGGCCAACAGCGGCAGGCTCTACGACGACGGGATCATCGACCCGCGCGACACCCGTACCGTTCTCGGGTTCTGCCTTTCCGTGGTCCACAACAGCGAGATCCGTGGCCAGCGTGGCTACGGCGTGTTCCGGATGTGA
- a CDS encoding acyl-CoA dehydrogenase family protein has protein sequence MTAGATHMKQPDQREAEAAAADPWMTPERISLRNLAMSFTQKEIVPHLQDWEDAGELPRELHRRAAAAGLLGIGFAEEIGGSGGDLRDLVLLTEAVMEAGGSSGLLASLLTHHIAVPHMAAQGDPEQIRSFVAPTLAGEKIGSLGITEPDTGSDVAGIRTTARRDGDHYVVNGAKLFITSGVRADFVTTAVRTGGPGPSGISLLVVERGATGFLVSRALKKMGWLCSDTAELGFTDVRVPVVNLVGPEGSGFLQIMQQFQVERAFIAVQCYATAQRCLDLTLDWVKKRETFGRPLSTRQVVRHKIVDIATAVDVARTYTRAAVDRIVAGDTDVRMVSMAKNQAVEACALAVDTAVQLYGGMGYLRETEVERHYRDSRILGIGGGTTEIMKEIIAKQIGL, from the coding sequence ATCACAGCAGGAGCAACTCACATGAAACAGCCGGATCAGCGGGAAGCGGAGGCGGCCGCAGCCGACCCGTGGATGACGCCCGAGCGCATCTCGTTGCGCAACCTCGCGATGTCGTTCACCCAGAAGGAGATCGTTCCTCACCTGCAAGACTGGGAGGACGCCGGAGAGCTCCCTAGAGAACTCCACCGCCGCGCAGCCGCAGCGGGGTTGCTGGGCATCGGGTTCGCCGAAGAGATCGGTGGCTCCGGCGGTGACCTGCGCGACCTGGTGCTGCTCACCGAGGCCGTGATGGAGGCCGGCGGCTCGTCGGGCTTACTGGCCAGCCTACTTACGCATCACATCGCAGTGCCCCATATGGCCGCGCAGGGCGATCCCGAGCAGATCCGCAGCTTCGTGGCGCCGACCCTGGCCGGGGAGAAGATCGGCAGCCTTGGCATCACCGAACCCGACACCGGTTCTGACGTCGCCGGCATCCGCACTACCGCACGGCGCGACGGCGACCACTACGTGGTCAACGGTGCGAAGCTGTTCATCACCTCGGGTGTCCGCGCCGATTTCGTGACCACCGCCGTGCGTACCGGCGGCCCGGGCCCGTCGGGGATTTCTCTGCTCGTGGTGGAGCGTGGCGCCACGGGTTTCTTGGTCTCGCGGGCACTGAAGAAGATGGGCTGGCTGTGCTCCGATACCGCCGAACTCGGATTCACCGACGTGCGCGTGCCGGTGGTCAATCTGGTTGGCCCCGAAGGCAGCGGATTCCTGCAGATCATGCAACAGTTCCAGGTCGAACGTGCTTTCATCGCCGTCCAGTGCTACGCCACGGCCCAGCGCTGCCTCGACCTGACGCTGGATTGGGTGAAGAAGCGCGAAACCTTCGGTCGACCGCTATCCACCCGACAGGTGGTGCGGCACAAGATCGTCGATATCGCGACGGCCGTCGACGTCGCCCGTACGTACACCCGTGCCGCTGTGGACCGCATCGTCGCCGGAGACACCGACGTGCGGATGGTCTCGATGGCCAAGAACCAAGCCGTAGAGGCCTGCGCGCTCGCCGTTGACACGGCCGTCCAACTATACGGTGGCATGGGCTACCTACGCGAGACCGAGGTCGAAAGGCACTATCGCGATTCGCGCATCCTGGGTATCGGGGGCGGCACCACCGAAATCATGAAGGAGATCATCGCCAAGCAGATTGGCCTCTGA
- a CDS encoding SDR family NAD(P)-dependent oxidoreductase, with protein MDILRWDRPPRLSRRANAVVTGAGSGIGRAFAVELARRGGRVVCADIDPVRAKETVGLVVQAGGEGLDIACDVTDEEQVRELADSAEKWFGAAASLVINNAGIGIGGNVIGATPKRDWEATLSVNLWGVIYGCEIFVPRLRAKGSGGIINVASAASFGAAPRMGAYNVSKAGVLSLSETLAAELSGTGVAVTVLCPTFVKTNIVDNPGIEESAAKLATNLMKWTGVSAESVARKTLDANDRGQLHVLPQVDAKILWLFKRAVPATYTRALGLVERIAR; from the coding sequence ATGGATATCTTGAGGTGGGACAGACCGCCTCGCCTGAGCCGCCGCGCCAACGCGGTCGTAACGGGAGCGGGCAGCGGAATTGGCCGTGCCTTCGCGGTGGAGCTCGCCCGTAGAGGTGGACGAGTGGTGTGTGCCGACATCGACCCGGTGCGTGCCAAGGAGACGGTCGGGCTCGTCGTCCAAGCCGGCGGCGAGGGGCTCGACATCGCATGCGATGTCACGGACGAAGAGCAGGTCCGCGAACTCGCCGACAGCGCCGAGAAGTGGTTCGGCGCGGCAGCCAGCCTGGTGATCAACAACGCGGGCATCGGAATCGGTGGCAATGTCATCGGCGCGACGCCCAAGCGGGACTGGGAAGCGACACTTTCAGTCAACTTGTGGGGAGTGATTTACGGCTGCGAGATCTTCGTACCGCGACTTCGTGCGAAGGGCAGCGGGGGAATTATCAACGTCGCATCGGCTGCAAGTTTTGGAGCAGCGCCCCGGATGGGTGCCTATAACGTCAGCAAGGCCGGCGTGCTCTCGCTATCCGAGACTTTGGCGGCCGAGCTGAGTGGTACTGGTGTGGCGGTGACTGTACTGTGCCCGACATTTGTCAAGACCAACATCGTCGATAACCCTGGTATTGAGGAGTCGGCCGCCAAGCTGGCAACGAATTTGATGAAGTGGACCGGCGTGTCGGCGGAATCGGTGGCGCGCAAAACGTTGGACGCGAACGATCGCGGTCAGTTGCACGTCCTACCCCAAGTCGACGCGAAGATTCTCTGGTTATTTAAGCGGGCAGTGCCTGCCACGTATACCCGTGCGCTCGGTTTGGTTGAGCGAATCGCGCGCTAA
- a CDS encoding flavin-containing monooxygenase, translating to MSDTTTVLIVGAGFAGLGTAIRLLQQGIDDFVVLERADEVGGTWRDNTYPGAACDIPSLLYSYGFEQNPDWSRAYSGSAEILGYIKTMVDKYSLSRFIRFGVNVTGLEFDEESALWTAQTADGSQFTARTAVMASGPLANASLPDIRGLDTFDGHKIHSARWDHDYDMSDKRVAVIGTGASAVQIIPELVKTARSVKVFQRTPGWVLPRPDFSHPQWVRTAFRRLPRVQNVGRQAWFWGHELMAVGMVWDTPVTTGIQLLAKANLRRQVSDTWLRRQLTPNFRAGCKRMLMSSDYYPALQRDNCKLVSWPIATLSPNGIRTADGIEHELDCIVFATGFDVCKAGTPFPIRGAHGRELSDEWSQGAYAYRSVTVAGYPNLFFTFGPNSGPGHNSALVYMEAEINYIVKAIGAIIANDLSTLEVREDRQNNYHGEVQQRLGSTTWNSGCKSWYLTNDGYNGTMYPGFATQFKRALSKVDMGDYVTTPTTARTEHHPTEHAQNGSNVAKVAQGRKAKVAQGRKSAGALPTRSDVKADILDVGVGKVPPKRAASRVRKDA from the coding sequence ATGAGCGACACCACGACCGTCTTGATCGTCGGTGCGGGTTTCGCCGGCCTGGGAACCGCAATCCGGTTGCTACAACAGGGTATCGACGATTTCGTTGTCCTTGAACGTGCCGACGAGGTGGGTGGTACCTGGCGGGACAACACCTATCCCGGCGCGGCGTGCGACATCCCGTCGCTGCTCTATTCCTACGGGTTCGAGCAAAATCCGGACTGGTCCCGCGCGTATTCGGGCAGCGCCGAGATCCTCGGCTACATCAAGACGATGGTCGACAAGTACTCGCTGTCGCGTTTCATCCGGTTCGGAGTGAACGTCACCGGTCTGGAGTTCGACGAGGAAAGCGCACTGTGGACGGCGCAGACAGCTGACGGCTCGCAGTTCACGGCGCGCACCGCAGTGATGGCCAGTGGGCCGCTGGCGAATGCGAGCCTGCCGGACATCCGCGGACTGGACACCTTCGATGGTCACAAGATCCACAGTGCGCGTTGGGATCACGACTACGACATGAGCGACAAACGTGTCGCCGTGATCGGCACCGGAGCCAGCGCTGTTCAGATCATTCCCGAACTGGTGAAGACTGCGCGGTCGGTCAAGGTCTTCCAACGCACCCCCGGCTGGGTCCTCCCTCGGCCCGACTTCTCCCATCCGCAGTGGGTGCGGACGGCGTTTCGTCGCTTGCCTCGCGTGCAGAACGTCGGACGGCAGGCGTGGTTTTGGGGCCACGAGCTCATGGCCGTCGGCATGGTCTGGGATACCCCGGTCACCACTGGCATCCAGCTACTGGCGAAGGCGAATTTGCGGAGGCAGGTATCGGATACTTGGCTCAGGCGCCAGCTGACGCCGAACTTCCGTGCCGGCTGCAAACGGATGCTGATGAGCAGCGATTACTACCCCGCTCTTCAGCGCGACAACTGCAAGCTCGTCTCATGGCCGATCGCGACCCTGTCGCCGAATGGCATACGGACCGCAGATGGCATCGAACACGAACTGGACTGCATCGTCTTCGCCACCGGCTTCGATGTATGCAAGGCTGGCACACCTTTTCCCATCCGAGGCGCGCATGGTCGTGAGCTCTCCGACGAGTGGTCCCAGGGCGCCTATGCGTACCGGAGCGTCACCGTCGCAGGCTATCCCAATCTTTTCTTCACCTTCGGACCAAATTCAGGGCCCGGCCATAACTCGGCCCTCGTGTACATGGAGGCCGAGATCAACTACATCGTCAAAGCCATCGGCGCGATCATCGCGAATGATCTCAGTACGCTCGAGGTCCGCGAAGATCGGCAAAATAATTACCACGGCGAGGTACAGCAGCGGTTGGGAAGTACGACTTGGAATTCGGGTTGCAAGAGCTGGTACCTCACGAATGACGGATACAACGGCACCATGTACCCCGGTTTCGCCACCCAGTTCAAGCGCGCACTGTCCAAGGTCGACATGGGTGATTATGTAACGACCCCGACAACCGCACGAACTGAGCACCACCCAACCGAACACGCCCAAAACGGCTCGAATGTGGCCAAGGTTGCCCAGGGCCGCAAGGCCAAGGTAGCCCAGGGCCGAAAAAGCGCAGGCGCCCTGCCAACGCGGTCTGACGTCAAAGCCGACATCCTGGACGTGGGCGTCGGGAAGGTACCGCCTAAGCGCGCAGCCTCGAGAGTGAGGAAAGACGCTTGA
- a CDS encoding flavin-containing monooxygenase produces the protein MGIKLLKEGFSDFLIVDEAQGVGGTWYWNTYPGIAVDIPSYSYQFSFEKRPSWSRTYAPGIELKNYAKHCVKKYGLASRIRFGVTVVRAEFDEESTLWRLFTSTDEELTARFVINASGVLTRPKSPDIPGVGDFGGVTMHTSRWDHQQTLTGKRVAVIGTGASAVQLIPSIAKDVDTLTVFQRTPIWCLPKFDFAVPRPLSALLRLAPGAQIAARGASQAFVELTFPVAAHFHTAIPLASAIERAAISYMRRQVTDPVVREKLTPRYALGCKRPSFHNEYLKTFNRENVLLETNPITRVDETAVITADGVRHEIDVLVLATGFKVMESDSMPTYSLRGVAGRDQAQWWDENRLQAYEGVSVPGFPNHFSVFGPYGYNGSSYFALIEAQAGHILRCLRHARTADSNYVEVREEANQRFFAEMLARRHTQVFWQDSCAGANSYYFDKHGDVPLRPTTTVESIWRSRRFDLADYRFERRPAKKADTAPQKVDTAG, from the coding sequence GTGGGCATCAAGCTGCTGAAGGAAGGTTTCTCGGACTTCCTCATCGTTGATGAGGCCCAAGGGGTGGGTGGAACCTGGTACTGGAATACCTACCCGGGGATTGCAGTAGACATTCCGTCATATAGTTACCAATTCTCCTTTGAGAAACGCCCGTCGTGGTCCCGTACCTATGCGCCGGGGATCGAACTGAAGAACTACGCGAAGCATTGCGTGAAAAAATATGGCCTCGCGTCGCGCATCCGCTTCGGAGTCACGGTTGTGAGGGCTGAGTTCGACGAAGAATCGACATTGTGGCGTTTGTTTACCTCGACGGACGAGGAACTGACAGCGAGGTTCGTCATCAATGCCTCCGGGGTTCTCACGCGACCAAAATCGCCGGACATACCGGGGGTCGGGGACTTCGGCGGGGTCACGATGCACACGTCGCGCTGGGACCACCAGCAGACCCTCACCGGAAAGAGGGTCGCCGTCATCGGGACGGGCGCCTCGGCGGTGCAACTGATCCCCTCGATAGCCAAGGACGTGGACACACTCACCGTCTTTCAGCGCACCCCGATATGGTGTCTGCCGAAATTCGACTTCGCGGTGCCCCGCCCGCTGAGTGCTCTTCTCCGGCTCGCACCCGGAGCGCAGATCGCCGCGCGGGGAGCCAGCCAGGCCTTTGTCGAACTCACCTTTCCCGTCGCAGCGCACTTCCATACCGCCATACCGCTGGCGTCGGCGATCGAGCGTGCAGCGATCAGCTATATGCGTCGGCAGGTCACCGACCCGGTCGTTCGGGAGAAGCTGACGCCGCGTTACGCGCTGGGCTGCAAGCGACCAAGCTTTCACAACGAATATTTGAAGACGTTCAACCGCGAGAACGTCCTTCTTGAAACCAACCCCATCACCCGGGTGGATGAGACCGCGGTAATTACGGCCGATGGCGTCAGACACGAGATCGACGTGCTCGTCCTGGCAACGGGATTCAAGGTCATGGAATCGGACAGCATGCCCACCTACTCGCTCAGAGGTGTCGCCGGCCGAGACCAGGCACAGTGGTGGGACGAGAACCGACTCCAGGCATATGAGGGAGTCAGCGTGCCAGGATTCCCGAACCATTTCTCAGTGTTTGGCCCGTACGGATACAACGGGTCGTCCTACTTCGCACTCATCGAGGCACAGGCGGGTCACATTCTCCGTTGCCTCCGGCATGCCAGGACGGCCGACTCGAACTACGTCGAGGTACGCGAGGAGGCGAATCAACGCTTCTTCGCGGAGATGCTGGCACGGCGGCATACGCAGGTCTTCTGGCAGGACAGCTGCGCGGGCGCGAACAGCTATTACTTCGACAAGCATGGGGACGTGCCTCTGCGTCCCACGACGACGGTCGAGTCGATCTGGCGCAGTCGACGATTCGACTTGGCCGACTACCGTTTCGAACGGCGACCGGCGAAAAAGGCGGACACTGCCCCACAGAAGGTGGACACCGCCGGATGA
- a CDS encoding alpha/beta hydrolase — MSSPARPNPSMASHLVAATARGVLRPLTQVIPANDHGFAVMDRVLRGTLVVSRPRRAISVEKVDTPFAGERVRGDWVKAANVASDAPPILYIHGGAFSMCSPETHRGLISELSAAARRPVFAVRYRLVPKYPFPAAADDALIAYRWLTEGSAITASSGTVALAGDSAGGQLAAATALGAREHRLPTPDAMLLMSPVLDLTCQLAMDRDLRRRDPFASAISASRTIGLYVAGADPADPRISVLDADLTDMPPTLIQVGGREMLLDDSRVFAKRLQTAGVSSQLQVFRGQIHVFQAMFRLLPEAREALRLGGEFLATSATVR; from the coding sequence ATGAGTTCACCTGCCAGGCCGAATCCGAGCATGGCGAGCCACCTGGTCGCGGCAACGGCGCGAGGCGTTCTTCGACCTCTCACGCAAGTGATTCCGGCCAACGACCATGGCTTCGCGGTCATGGACCGCGTGCTACGGGGAACACTCGTGGTGTCGCGGCCAAGGCGCGCAATCAGTGTCGAGAAGGTAGACACGCCCTTCGCCGGTGAACGTGTGCGAGGCGACTGGGTCAAGGCGGCCAACGTGGCCTCGGATGCTCCGCCGATTCTTTATATACACGGCGGCGCATTTTCTATGTGCTCTCCCGAGACCCACCGTGGCCTCATCAGCGAACTGTCCGCGGCCGCCCGCAGGCCGGTATTTGCCGTGCGCTATCGATTGGTCCCGAAATATCCCTTCCCGGCGGCCGCAGATGATGCACTGATCGCCTATCGATGGTTGACAGAGGGAAGCGCGATCACCGCGTCTTCTGGCACGGTGGCGCTCGCCGGCGATTCCGCAGGCGGCCAGCTTGCTGCGGCGACGGCGCTTGGCGCTCGGGAACATCGACTGCCGACGCCGGATGCCATGCTGCTGATGTCGCCGGTGCTGGATTTGACATGCCAACTCGCGATGGACCGTGATCTGCGCAGACGGGACCCCTTTGCGTCCGCCATCTCTGCGTCGAGAACAATTGGTCTGTACGTGGCGGGCGCCGATCCAGCCGACCCGAGGATAAGCGTGCTCGATGCTGATCTCACGGACATGCCACCAACTTTGATTCAGGTCGGCGGACGAGAGATGTTGCTCGACGACTCCAGAGTCTTTGCCAAACGTCTGCAAACTGCAGGGGTCTCCTCGCAGTTGCAAGTTTTCCGCGGCCAGATCCATGTCTTCCAGGCGATGTTTCGCCTACTGCCAGAAGCACGTGAGGCCCTCAGGCTCGGTGGCGAGTTCTTGGCTACTTCGGCCACCGTCCGTTGA